GTCTTTAAACACGAGTTCCCCTTGAGAATCACGTGGCTGCCAACCCGCTTTCTCGGTGACTTGAACCCAGTTTATTTTTTTTTCTTCAGCAAAGACTGAACTGGCAATAAGCAGAAAAGAGAGTGTGATCAGGAGGACTTGGCGAATCATGCTAGCTCCATGTACTGGATTCCCTGGAGGAAAGAAACATGCGAGGCGATATAATCAATCGGAGGTATCTTCTACGATACCCGTTTATTTCGCGTCGTTGCAAGCCAGTGCAGCTAACAAGCTTTAAGAACAGAGATAAAATTGACTTATAGAAACGGAATCCGCTTGCGATAAGGCATTTGGCCGACTTCTGAATCTTTAAAACTGATGACCGGGCTGAGGCCCTTTTTCAGTCAGAGTCAATATTTCAGGGCCTTCTTCTGTCATCAGAATGGTATGTTCAAACTGAGCTGACAATTTGTTGTCTTTGGTACGTACAGTCCACCCATCACTACGGTCTTCGACTGTTTTCCAAGTTCCGGCATTCAGCATAGGCTCGATCGTAAAACACATCCCTGGCATCAAAAGATCCCGTTCTGATCCCGACACGGGATAATGAGGAATACCAGGGTCCGTATGAAATTCCCGTCCAATACCGTGGCCCTGATACTGTCGAACCACGCCATAACCTAGTTCTGTAGCATAATTGTAGATCACTTCACCAATTTCGATTACACTGGAACCAGGTCGAATCGCATTAATGGCAAGAAACAGCGAATCAAACGTCACTTGTACCAGTTTGCGCGCCTCCTCAGAAACATGGCCAATTAAGAATGTTTCTGACTGATCACCATACCAACCGTCAACAATGCTGGTAATGTCGACATTGACGATGTCCCCTTCATTGAGAACGGTCTCATCGGGGATGCCATGACACACGACTTCATTGATGCTGATACAGCAACTTTTAGGAAACCCCATATACCCCAGGGTTGCCGGCGTATGTCCATGAGAAACGGTATAATCGTGTACAATTTGATTAATCTCTTCTGTTGAAATACCCGCTTTCACAAACGAACGTAGATGATCCATCAATTGTGCATTAAACTGGGACGCAATTCTCAAACGTTCCCATTCAAATGGTTTGTATATGACTTGCTTTCCGGACAAAATAACCGCCTCTATGTTATTTTCAGTAATAAACTGTTACTAATTCATTATCGTATATCAAGGGCAGCCTGTTACTCGCATTCGCATTAAATGCGCCACTCCAAGTATACAAGACCACTTCTAAACGAAATGGCTTTCTTGCTCAACATCAGTCACTCTTGTTCTAGTCGAGTAAGCCATCATTTATAGAATAATCAACTTTTAAAAGAATTCCTATGGTTGGAAAGCATACTAAAGTAAAGAAAAATAAGCCCTTAATGGGAAACCATCAGAAATGCTGGATCTGGGGGCGCAATGCAGTGATGGAAACCTTGTCAGCCGGGTTCTGGAAAATCTGGGAAGTGCATCTTTCGGAACGATTGAATGCTGATGAAAAGAAAGCGGCAGAAAAACGAGCGGAGCAACTTTCAATTCCGGTTGTATTTGCTTCAGATAAAGATTTAACCCAGAAGTGCCGTGCCAGCGATCACCAGGGCATGATTGCGAAAATGGCGCCATTTCCCTATTCCTCGGCAACCGAAGTCACTCAAAAACAAGTCACTGCCCCACTGTTTCTAATCCTTGATCGGATTCAGGATCCCTATAATTTTGGAGCCATCATTCGCTCAGCGGAAGTACTGGGTTCTGATGGAATTTTTGTCGGGACAGATGAACAATGCGAAGTCACGAGCCTTGTCTGCCGAACATCTGCTGGCGCTGTAAACCGCATTTCGATCGCACAACACTCCGATCTTGTTCAATGCTGCCGTGACTTGAAACAAGAAAACATTTCGATTGTCGGCACGACAATGCAGGCACCAGAGATTCTATCAAGTCATAATTTTAAACAACCAACGGCGGTTATTGTCGGTAATGAAGGCTCTGGAATCAGTCCGACACTACTCAATGAATGCACTCACCTGGTCCGAATTCCACAACAGGGAAAGACAGAATCACTAAATGTCGCAATTTCTGCCAGCATCCTGCTGTACGAAGCCAGTCGTCAGCGCAATTTCGCATAATCAATGATTCTCTCTTTACACCATTAAGCAGAAGGCGTCGTCGAACTTGCCGTTCCATCCGTTTCCGGAACAGATTGACTCCCTGAGACCCATTCACTGATTTTTTGAACGATTACATACATCACTGGCACCATGACCACACCGAAGAGCGTAGCTGCAGTCAAACCTGCTACAACAGCAGTCCCCAGAGCCTGTCGGCTGGCAGCCCCCGCACCGGCTGCAACCGCCAGTGGAACGGCACCTAATATCGCACTAAAGGCTGTCATCAAAATTGGACGGAATCGTAGAAAACAAGCTTCGACTGCCGCATCGGTGATCGACTTTCCAGCCTCACGTTGCAGTTTGGCAAATTCCACAATCAGAATCGCATTTTTACTGGCCAGTGCAATCAACAACACAAACCCCACCTGGGTATAAATATTATTATCAAAGCCACGAATCATTGTGGCGAAAATCGCACCAAATATTCCCAGTGGGACGGACAGAATCACCGAAAGCGGAATCGACCAGCTTTCATACTGAGCACACAAAAACAGATACACGAAAATCAGCGCCATCGCAAAAATATACGGCGCCATATTTCCAGCGGCAATCTGTTGATATGCGATTCCCGTCCACTCATATCCAAAACCCTCAGGCAAGACTTCACCTGACAACTGCTCCATCCGATTAATCGCCTGCCCCGAGCTATATCCCGCAGCGGGGTTCCCGGTAATCGCAGCGGTGGGATACATATTGTAGTGGTCGACTTCCTGGGGCCCGGCTGAATTATTCACTTTAACCAGTGTATGCAGAGGAACCATACTCCCCCGACGATCACGTACCTTCAGGCGAGTGATATCATCAACCTTACTGCGATAGTCCTGCTCGGCCTGCACCATAACTTTGAACACACGATTGAACAGGTTGAAATCATTCACATAAGTGGAACCCAGTTCAGCTTGCAGAGTGTCAAAAATGGAATCGAGAGGAACTCCCATTTTGATCGCTTTTTCACGATCGATATCCAGGTAAATTTGAGGCACTGTGGCACTGAAACTGGTATTTAATCCAGTCAAAAGTGGATCGACATTTCCCTGGTCCATTAAGTCAGTCACCGCCATCTGGAGAACGTCAGAACCAGCGGATGTCTTATCTTGAATCTGGATCTGAAAACCACCGGCATTTCCCAACCCTTGAATCGCAGGAGGAATGAACGGGAAAGTAATCGATTCCTGGATCTGTGCCAGTTCCACATGCAGGCGTTTGACTAAAGCAAAGACACTTAATTCCGGGGATTGCCGTTTATCCCAGTTTTCCAGTGCAATGATTGTGGTTGAATAATTGGAAGCGTTCGAGTTATTCAACATCGAAAAGCCCCCCATCGTTATGACATTCGTAACGGCAGGAGTCGCTGAGGCAATTTTATTGATTCGGTTTTGAACTTCCCGGGTTCGATTCAATGAAGCACCGTCAGGCAACTGAGTATTAATGAAAATATAGCCCTGATCTTCGTTCGGCAAAAAGCCACCGGGGACTGACATGAATCCCACACCCGTTGCTCCGAAAATAACGAGTAGCGGTATCACCATGAAAAACGCACGCCTGACAAAGACCTTGACCATGCTGATGTAAACATTTAATGATCGATCGAAGCACCAGTTGAAGCCGCGAAAGAAAAGCCCCCGTCTTTCTTTTGTCGGTCGGAGCATAATTCCGCACATCGCCGGGCTGAGCGTCAATGCACACACTGAAGAAAACAGTGTGGCGATCGAAATTGTCAAAGCAAACTGACGATACAACCGACCTGTGATTCCCGGTAAAACCATCGTAGGCACGAACACAGCCAGCAACACAAGCGTGGTCGCGACAACGGGCCCGGTGATTTCCAGCATTGCGAGTTCTGTCGCTTTCTTAGGAGAACACTTCTCTGTATCCAGAATTCGGGTTACGTTTTCGACGACAACAATCGCATCATCAACGACGATCCCGATCACCAACACGATCCCAAATAATGAAAGCGTATTGATCGTATACCCCATCGCCAACATGACTGCCATCGTCCCCAATAGTGAGACGGGAATTGTCACGGCTGGAATCAGAGTCGCTCTGAAATCCTGCAAAAAGACAAAAATGGTAATGAAGACCAGACCGAGTGCAATATACAAAGTTGTCTCGACTTCATCGATGGATGCGGTTACGAACTCCGTTGAGTCATAAGGCACCGAATATTCCAGTCCCTGCGGAAAGTCTTTCTCCAGTCGCTTTAACACCTTTCGGCATTCATCAGCCACGTTCAGTGCATTGGCACCTGGAAGCTGATAAACGGCAATCAGAGCAGCCGGCTTTCCATCGAGCTGTGAATAACCGTTATAACTTTGCGCCCCCAACTCAACGCGGGCAACATCTTTAATTTGAGTGATCTGCCCTTCTTCACCTGTCTTAATAATAATATTGGCAAACTCTTTGGGGTCTGATAAACGTCCTAATGTGGTTACAGTCAATTGAAAATCCTGATCATCAGGACTCGGTTCCTGACCAATTTGCCCGGCAGCAACCTGCACATTCTGCTGACGGAGTGCGTTCACGACATCAGTTGTGGTAATGTTGCGAGTATCGAGCTGATTGGGATCCATCCAGATTCGCATCCCGAAATCCAGAGCATTGACCACACTGACATCACTGACCCCGTTTATTCGCTTCAGCTCATCGTTGATATAAATCGATGCATAGTTACTGAGATACAGACCATCAAAGGTTTCATCCGGGGAATTTAAGGCAATCACCAAAGTCATATTGGTGGACTTCTTCTTTGTAGTCACCCCTTCGCGTTTTACATCTTCCGGAAGCGTGGGATTAGCGATCGCCACACGGTTCTGGACCAGCACGTTTGCCATATCCAGATCGGTTCCCACATCAAAGGTCACCGTCAACGTCATATTGCCATCGCTGGTACTACTCGAAGACATATAGAGCATGTTCTCGACACCGTTAACCTGCTCTTCAATCGGTGTAGCGACGGTATCTGCAACGACCTGTGCATCGGCACCACGATAAGTCGCAGTGACAGCTACAGTCGGAGGCGTAATGTCCGGAAATAATTCAACCGGTAACAGAGGTAGTGCAATCGCACCAACAATCGCAATCACAATGGAAACGACACTGGCAAAGATCGGATGATAGATAAAAAACCGGGAAAACATCGTCGTCCGTTCCGTTAAAAATTATCAGAAAAACAAATCAGGATCAGTCGTCACACCAAAGGAATCATCCACTACTGGGAATCGGATGCCGGTTTTGGCTTTGCTTTCTCAGTTTTTGAAGCACCAGCGGTTTTTGCAGGATCAGCCTGATTTTGTGATTGATCCGCACCTTGAGGTGGTTGATTTTTAATCTCAACTGGACGTCCAGGACGGGCGCGCTGTAGACCTTCATAGATGTATTTTTCACTCGGCTTGAGCCCTTTCAGCACAACACGCAGGTTATCTTGCACCTGGCCAATTTCAATCTTTCTTTTTTCCACAATATTATCTTTGCCAACGATTAAAAGATATTTGCCTGCCAGATCGGTGCCAATCGCGACATCATGTACCAGCAGTGCTCCTGGTATCGGTGATCCGGGTACCCTGACTCGTACATACACCCCCGGATAGAGCAGTCCCTTCGGGTTTTTAAATATAGCGCGAAGTTGAATCGTCCCCGTACCCGGATCTACTTTGTTGTCCGCATAATCGAGTTCACCCTCGTGAGGGTACCCTTCTTCATTGGAAAGCCCCACGTAAACTTTGAGAGTAATCTTCTCGTCAGCCCTCTTTCGCTTTTTGAGTGCTTCCAAAAGCAAACGCTCACTGGCATCAAAGTAAACATAAATCGGGTCCATCGTCACAATTGTTGTTAGAAGTGTATTCTCGCCAGAACCAACCAGATTCCCGGCATCAACCAGATTGCGACCGATTTCTCCAGTGATCGGTGCATTAATTCGCGTGTAATTCAGATTGATGGTTGCCTGCTCAATGTCTGCTTTCGCGGCCATCACTGCCGCTTGTGCTTTATCGCGAGCCGCTTCAGCATCATCAACATCCTGTGGAGTCACTGCTTGTTTTTTCAACAAGATCTGATTGCGTTCCAGAGTCACCTGAGCATCTTTCAACTGCGCATTACTGGCTGCCAGCTGTGCGTTGGCTTTATCCAGGATGGCCTGATACTGATCCCGCTGAATCTCAAATAGTAACTGACCTTTTTTGACGGTTGCCGATGGTTCAAAATTCACTTTCTCCAGAATCCCATCGACCCGCGCCCGAATATCTACAGAGGCGACCGAAGCAAGGGTACCGGTAAAATCCTGATTGAAAACAATCGTTTTCTGAACAGGTTCCGCTACGGTTACAGACGGCGGCTTCATCTTTGGAGGAGGAGGCGGCGAATTACAGCCAGAAATAATGATTACGGGACAAAGCAATATCAGATATTTTCGACATATCCATCTCATAGATAATACGTTCACAGCTCTCCCTTTAAGATATCAGCCTCATTCAAGACCAGCATGTCTTGAAGAATCAGTGAAACAGGATTACTTCCAATTCACTTTCGTTTGTTTAAGTGGCATACTACAAATAAAAACCCATGAATTGCAATTCCCATTTAATGGAAAAAGAAATTGGATCGAAAGATGCATGAATCTTCACTACTGCCTGCCGCTTGGAATGTTCCGACAGAATTCATCGATCGACTAGGTAAACAGGTCGGTCGGCAACGCACGATGGTTTCGGAGGGACATCTACTCATTATTCTGCACGCACCTCCACAACCGGAAGACATGTATCGCAAGGGCCGTCTTTTCTGGCGCGAAGCTGATGCGAACTGGCATTCTTCAGAATTTAAAGGAGGACCGGATGCACTGAATCGACATTTGGATGAATATCAACAACTCCTGGAAGACTATGACGAAAAAGTAGACCAGGCAACCAGCTCACTCGATTATCTGGAAGTGCTGAATCATCTTGGCCCCGTTTATCGAGCGTTATGCCATATGACACAAGCATTGCAAGTGGCACGCGAAGCGATCCCGAAAGATAAACTTCTCATTGACTATCGAGATAACGCATACCGCCTGGAAAGGACAGCCGAGCTCTTAATTCAGGATGCAAAGAATGCTCTGGACTACGTGATCGCAAAACAGGCTGAAGAACAGGCAAAAGTGTCCGCCCGAATTGAGCTCTCGTCACATCGCTTAAATCTACTGATCGCCTACTTTTTTCCCATCGCCACATTGAGCACCATTTTTGGCTCGAACTTTAGCCATGGATACGAAAAGTATCAGACTCCCTACCCCTTCTGGATCATGGTCGGTACCGGGCTCGCATTAGGTTTCGTAATCCATCTGTTCTTGAAACGAGCGTCTCAAACCCCAAGGAAATAATCAGCTTTATTGAAAATTGCTGCTGAACCAGCCAGTTTTAAATCCACAAAGCGTCTTCAGCATTTGCTCACGCAGTATGGGAGTCTGGCTCATCACTGGTAAGAATAGATCGCGGCCCCAACCTTTCACAACTCCCTCAGACTGAAAAAAAGGTGTTAACCAGCCAGTGATTTGTTGATAAAAACGGATTTTTTTCTTCCGCAATTTCTCATAATGATTACAGGCAGACTGAAAGTCGACGGCCTGCTTTAAGCATTCAGAGAACACCCACACATCTTCCAGTGCCAGATTGGCTCCCTGCCCCAAATGCGGACTCGTCGGATGAGCGGCATCTCCCAAAAAGAGAATGCGATCTGACCACCAGGTCTGCATGGACATGGTGCGATAAGTTGTAAATGTCAAATTCTCAAACGAATCGATGTCGGTCACGATTTCCTCAGACTCTGGGCAGAGTTGTAAGACTTCTTTTTTCCAGACATCAAGCCCCTGTTGTTGAAATTTCTTAAACTGAGCTGCGGTCAAGCCCCAAAAAAAACTACACTCACCATTACCAATCGGTAAAAGTCCCGCGAGTTTTTGAGTCCCTTCAACGACCTGAAACAACCGGTCTTGGACAGCGGTGCAGGCACCAGTCGTCCAGAGAGCTCCATATTTGTATTCCGCTCCGTGATGTTTGATCCCCGAAACTTTTCGTAACCGAGAACGCGCGCCATCGGTTGCAAGAATAAAATCAAAGACCTCTGCAGAATCTTTTGACTCCAGTTCCAGCGAAACTCCAGACTGCGATACCTGATATCCGGTAATGCATGCATTTTCCTGAATCAGGGCTCCAGCTTGCCGTGCTAAAGAGAATAAGCTACTAAATAACAAACCACGATGGACTCCCAGTCCATACAGATCGCTGCCTAATCGTTGATATTCCAGTTGAATCAGTCGTTTTCCGGTGTGTTTACGGGCTTCAATCCAGTTCAGGCGGGCTGATTTCTGGTGAATTTCTTCATATATGCCAAGTGACTTTAAGACCGCTTGTCCAATGGGTTGAATGAGAATCCCCGCTCCCACAGGTCCACATTGTGCCGACTGCTCATAAATTGTCACGGCATGCCCTTGACTGGCGAGCAGATACCCTACGGCTGCGCCCGCGATTCCACATCCCGCAATCGCAATTTTCATCAACAGTTCCAATTAGAGTTGGCTGACAACAAGTCTCAAGTTCAAATCGAAGGTCTTTCTACATAGCGAATGAGGAGCCCATTGAGAAGTCCGAATCCCATTTCTTAATAAGACTTTCTTTTCTGACAATGATTGCCTATCTTAATTCTTACGATGCTGATCTGCGAAATCCTGTGCTCAGAGGCAACCTTACCTACCTGGAGTTTCAACCATGAGAATTGCGACGGGCGGCGTGCTACACGAAACAAGTACCTATTCTTCTCTTCCCACAGCCCTTGACGACTTTATCAATGACCGGGGCTTATATCGTGGGCAGGAAATCATGGAAACATTTCCGGAAGCCAACGTCTGTATTGGCGGGTTTATCGATGGTGCTAAAAAACATGGCTTTGAATTAATTCCTCTACTCTGGACGTTTGCATTTCCAAGCGGATTGATCGAGCGAAAAACCTATGACGACTTGCTGGAGGAATTCCTGCAACGCCTTAAACAGGCTGAAGACGAAGGTGGACCTGTTGATGGTGTGTTACTGGATCTTCACGGTGCCATGGTCATTGATGGTATTGAAGATGGAGACGGGCATTTCATTTCCAAAGTTCGCGAGTATTTAGGTGACGACCGTCCCATACTGGTCACGCCGGACATGCATGGCAATCATTCGCCACTGCGCGTCGAACAGGCGACTGCGATTTTAGGCTATGACACTTATCCACATATCGACATGAATGAACGAGGACAAGAAGCAGCCGACCTGATCGTGCGTGTTATCAATGGTGAGGTCAAGCCGGTGATGTCCTTGTATCAAATTCCTCTCTTCTGGAGCACCGCCTGTCAGGTGACCGCGCATCAGCCGATGAAAGAGGTCATGGATTACGCACATGAAATTGAAACTCGTCCCGGCATACTGGGTGTGACCGTCTCTACCGGTTTTCCCTGGGCCGACGTGCCTGATGTAGGTCCTTCCCTGATTGTTGTCGCCGACAATGACCAAGAGTTGGCAGACAAAACAGCTGAAGAATTCGGCACCTGGATCTGGGAACGGCGACGACGCTGGTATAAGCTTCCGTTTTCTGTCAAAGATGCGATAAAACAGGGACAGGAGATCGGCAAGTATCCCATCATTCTCGCCGATCATGCTGACAATACCGGGGGTGGTACTGCCGGTGATTCAACAGAAATCCTACAGACATTTCTCGATCAGAACTTAGACAAGGCACTCATCTTGTATATCGTCGACACGGAAGTGGTGACCTTGGCACAAAAAGCGGGTGTTGGTGGAATCATTGAAACGGAAGTCGGTGGCAAGTCTGATCCGATTCAAGGTCCACCAGTCAAAATGAAAGCAGAAGTCAAAGCGCTCTCAGAAGGAAAATTCAAATACGATGGTCCGATGTACGCTGGCCTGACAGGAAACATGGGTCCTTCAGCCTGGATTCAACAGGACGGCGTTTCCGTGGTTGTGGTCACTGCGCGCGAACAACCCTTTGGACCAGCCTTCTCGAAAACAATGGGCATTGATTGCGAATCTATGAACTACATCTCAGTCAAATCGTCGGCCCATTTCCGAGCCAGCTTTGAGCCGTTTGCCGGATCCATCTTTAATGTGGAAGCCCGCGCGATCCATACACATGATTTCGCCAAGCTCAATCATCAGCGCCGAAAACGGGACTTTTACCCGGTCGAAATCCCCTACGACAGCGCACCAGAGATTTAGATAAATGTGATAGTCGGAATTAACCTTTGACCTGAAAACCCATCTTCTTTAATGCTTCGCGCACTCGGTCTAACTGCTCTCCCTGAATTTCCAGTTCCTCGCCCTGCAGGGAGCCACCGGCGCCGCATTGGGATTTGAGTTGTTTCAAGAGTTCAGGCAGGTCGTTTCCTTCAAGTGGCAAACCACGGATCACGGTGACCCGTTTTCCCTTTTTGCGTTTTTCAATGGAGAGACGGGCGGTCTGTTGTTCTGGCGGTATCCGAAACGGAGGTTCCGGCGGACAGATGCATTCTTCTTCCAGTTGATCACATTTTTCGCAACGTGGATGACGATCAAAGGGTGTCCCTTCAAATAATCGCATGACGATTCCTTCTTACGAGACGCGTGCTTCTAACTCTTCCCAGCGTTCCAGCAATAATTCCAGTTCCTGCTGAATCGCTTCGATACGCGTGGTTGATTCCGTAATCACTTCATTTGACTGTTTAAAGAATTCCGGGGACGCCATGGCCGAATTTAATTCTGCCTGCTCCTGCTCCAGTTCTTCAATTCGCTGGGGAATCTGTGCTAACTCACGCTCTTCTTTATAAGTTAATTTGACTACTGTTTTTTTTGGTTCGGATGCCTGCTCTGTCCTGGCAGTTGTATCAACAAGATTTTTCTCTGAATTCTGATTATTCGCTGACTGCAATAAATAGTCATCATACCCGCCAGCATATTCTTTGACGTGCCCCCCCTCTTCAAATACCAGAGTCGCCGTCACGACATTATTCAGAAAGGCGCGATCGTGGCTCACCAGCAACAACGTCCCCGGATGGTTGCAGATCAATTCTTCCAGTAGTTCCAGTGTTTCTGCATCCAGATCGTTGGTCGGCTCGTCAAGCACCATCAGATTAGTCGGTCGTTTGAAGAGTTTCGCCAGCAACAACCGATTCCGTTCCCCCCCCGATAGATAGCGGGCAGGGCGGCGGGCTCGTTCCGGCGTAAAGAGAAAGTCCTGCAGATACCCATAAATGTTCTTAGGCTTCCCATTGATGGTCAATGTATCCAGCCCTTCTCCCACGTTTTCGATAACGGTTTTTTCTTCGTCAATCTGCTCTCTGAGTTGATCGAAGTACAGAATTTCCAGATTCGTTCCTAATCGAATCGAACCCGTGTCCGGTTTGAGTTCGCCCAACAGTAGTTTGAGTAACGTAGTTTTCCCGGCACCATTTCGACCAACGATCCCAATTTTATCGCCACGGGTAATCAGCGTCGAAAAATCTTTAATCACAGGTTCTGCACCATAGGAAAACGAAACATTTTTGGCTTCAATCACCAATTGCCCCGACCGTTCTCCACTGGCGACATCCATCCGTACATTGCCCACTTTGGATCGACGCTGGCTCCGTTCTTCCCGCATCGCCTTCAGAGCACGAACCCGACCTTCATTGCGAGTCCGTCTGGCTTTGATCCCCTGCCTGATCCAAACCTCCTCCTCTGCTAATTTTTTATCAAACAGCGCATTCTGTTTTTCTTCGGCTTCTAATAAGGCTTCTTTGCGTTTGAGAAATGTTTCATAATCGCAGGTCCAGTCATAAAGTTGACCGCGATCGATTTCGATGATACGCGTCGCAAGCGTCTGTAAAAACATTCGGTCGTGAGTCACAAACAATAAAGTGCCTTCATAGGACTGCAGAAACTGCTCTAACCATTTGATCGCAGGAATATCCAGATGATTCGTCGGTTCGTCCAGTAGTAAAATATCAGGAGACTGTACAATCGACTGTGCCAGTAACACACGGCGTTTCATGCCTGACGACAAGGATTCAAACGTAGTCTCCCTGTCTAAATTCATACGTGAGAGGATGCGTTCGACGGCATGATCGATTTCCCAATCATGCTCAAAAAAAGGCTTTGCTGCCTCCGCAACAATATCATGAATACGTTGTGTACCACCGGAGGGAACTTCCTGGACCAGCCGGGCGATCCGTAGATCTTTATCACGTCTGATTTCACCATCATCGGGCTCAAGCTCGCCGGCGATGATTTTCATCAGTGTAGATTTCCCAGCGCCATTTCTCCCCAATAAACCAATCCGCTCACCCGCATTGATTTCTAGGCTGAGATCATCCAATAACGGCGGACCACTCCAGGTAAACGAAATTTGAT
This window of the Gimesia fumaroli genome carries:
- a CDS encoding M81 family metallopeptidase; this translates as MRIATGGVLHETSTYSSLPTALDDFINDRGLYRGQEIMETFPEANVCIGGFIDGAKKHGFELIPLLWTFAFPSGLIERKTYDDLLEEFLQRLKQAEDEGGPVDGVLLDLHGAMVIDGIEDGDGHFISKVREYLGDDRPILVTPDMHGNHSPLRVEQATAILGYDTYPHIDMNERGQEAADLIVRVINGEVKPVMSLYQIPLFWSTACQVTAHQPMKEVMDYAHEIETRPGILGVTVSTGFPWADVPDVGPSLIVVADNDQELADKTAEEFGTWIWERRRRWYKLPFSVKDAIKQGQEIGKYPIILADHADNTGGGTAGDSTEILQTFLDQNLDKALILYIVDTEVVTLAQKAGVGGIIETEVGGKSDPIQGPPVKMKAEVKALSEGKFKYDGPMYAGLTGNMGPSAWIQQDGVSVVVVTAREQPFGPAFSKTMGIDCESMNYISVKSSAHFRASFEPFAGSIFNVEARAIHTHDFAKLNHQRRKRDFYPVEIPYDSAPEI
- a CDS encoding translation initiation factor; the protein is MRLFEGTPFDRHPRCEKCDQLEEECICPPEPPFRIPPEQQTARLSIEKRKKGKRVTVIRGLPLEGNDLPELLKQLKSQCGAGGSLQGEELEIQGEQLDRVREALKKMGFQVKG
- a CDS encoding ATP-binding cassette domain-containing protein, translating into MSLMSLNQISFTWSGPPLLDDLSLEINAGERIGLLGRNGAGKSTLMKIIAGELEPDDGEIRRDKDLRIARLVQEVPSGGTQRIHDIVAEAAKPFFEHDWEIDHAVERILSRMNLDRETTFESLSSGMKRRVLLAQSIVQSPDILLLDEPTNHLDIPAIKWLEQFLQSYEGTLLFVTHDRMFLQTLATRIIEIDRGQLYDWTCDYETFLKRKEALLEAEEKQNALFDKKLAEEEVWIRQGIKARRTRNEGRVRALKAMREERSQRRSKVGNVRMDVASGERSGQLVIEAKNVSFSYGAEPVIKDFSTLITRGDKIGIVGRNGAGKTTLLKLLLGELKPDTGSIRLGTNLEILYFDQLREQIDEEKTVIENVGEGLDTLTINGKPKNIYGYLQDFLFTPERARRPARYLSGGERNRLLLAKLFKRPTNLMVLDEPTNDLDAETLELLEELICNHPGTLLLVSHDRAFLNNVVTATLVFEEGGHVKEYAGGYDDYLLQSANNQNSEKNLVDTTARTEQASEPKKTVVKLTYKEERELAQIPQRIEELEQEQAELNSAMASPEFFKQSNEVITESTTRIEAIQQELELLLERWEELEARVS